In one window of Tenacibaculum mesophilum DNA:
- the groL gene encoding chaperonin GroEL (60 kDa chaperone family; promotes refolding of misfolded polypeptides especially under stressful conditions; forms two stacked rings of heptamers to form a barrel-shaped 14mer; ends can be capped by GroES; misfolded proteins enter the barrel where they are refolded when GroES binds): MAKDIKFDVDARDGLKRGVDALANAVKVTLGPKGRNVIISKSFGAPHVTKDGVSVAKEVELEDELENMGAQMVKEVASKTNDLAGDGTTTATVLAQAIVKEGLKNVAAGANPMDLKRGIDKAVAAITEDLAKQSKEVGDSSEKIKQVAAISSNNDAIIGNLIAEAFEKVGKEGVITVEEAKGTDTYVDVVEGMQFDRGYLSPYFVTDADKMIADLENPYILLFDKKISNLQEILPILEPVAQSGRPLLIIAEDVDGQALATLVVNKLRGGLKIAAVKAPGFGDRRKAMLEDIAILTGGTVISEERGFSLENATLDLLGTAETVTIDKDNTTIVNGSGDEEQIKARVNQIKTQIETTTSDYDREKLQERLAKLAGGVAVLYVGAASEVEMKEKKDRVDDALHATRAAVEEGIVAGGGVALVRAKKVLETITTENLDETTGIQIVNRAIESPLRTIVENAGGEGSVVINKVLEGKKDFGYDAKSEQYVDMLETGIIDPKKVTRVALENAASVAGMILTTECALVDIKEDAPAGGGMPPMGGGMPGMM, from the coding sequence ATGGCAAAAGATATAAAATTTGATGTAGACGCTCGCGATGGATTAAAACGCGGGGTAGATGCATTAGCGAATGCAGTAAAAGTAACTTTAGGGCCTAAAGGACGTAACGTTATTATTTCTAAATCTTTCGGAGCTCCTCATGTAACTAAAGATGGAGTTTCTGTAGCTAAAGAAGTAGAACTAGAAGATGAGTTAGAAAACATGGGAGCTCAAATGGTAAAAGAAGTAGCTTCTAAAACTAACGATTTAGCAGGTGATGGTACTACTACTGCTACAGTATTAGCACAAGCTATCGTAAAAGAAGGTTTAAAAAACGTAGCTGCGGGTGCTAATCCCATGGATTTAAAACGTGGTATTGATAAAGCTGTAGCTGCTATTACTGAAGATTTAGCTAAACAATCTAAAGAGGTTGGTGATTCATCAGAGAAAATCAAGCAAGTAGCTGCAATCTCTTCTAACAACGATGCTATAATTGGTAACTTAATTGCTGAAGCTTTTGAAAAAGTTGGTAAAGAAGGAGTAATTACTGTAGAAGAAGCTAAAGGGACTGACACTTATGTTGATGTTGTTGAAGGAATGCAGTTTGACCGTGGATACTTATCTCCATACTTCGTTACAGATGCTGATAAAATGATTGCTGATTTAGAAAATCCATATATTTTATTATTTGATAAAAAGATTTCTAACTTACAAGAAATCTTACCTATTTTAGAGCCAGTTGCTCAATCAGGAAGACCTTTATTAATCATTGCTGAAGATGTTGATGGACAAGCATTGGCTACTTTAGTTGTGAACAAACTACGTGGTGGATTAAAAATTGCTGCTGTTAAGGCTCCAGGATTCGGAGACAGAAGAAAAGCAATGTTAGAAGACATCGCTATTTTAACTGGTGGTACTGTAATTTCTGAAGAAAGAGGTTTCTCTTTAGAGAATGCTACTTTAGATTTATTAGGAACTGCTGAGACAGTAACTATTGATAAAGACAATACAACTATCGTAAACGGATCTGGTGATGAAGAACAAATTAAGGCTCGCGTAAACCAAATTAAAACACAAATTGAAACTACTACTTCTGACTACGATCGTGAGAAATTACAAGAACGTTTAGCGAAGTTAGCTGGTGGTGTTGCTGTATTATATGTTGGTGCTGCTTCTGAAGTAGAAATGAAAGAAAAGAAAGACCGTGTTGATGATGCTTTACATGCTACAAGAGCCGCTGTAGAAGAAGGAATTGTTGCCGGTGGTGGTGTTGCTTTAGTACGTGCTAAAAAGGTATTAGAAACTATTACTACAGAAAATTTAGACGAAACTACAGGTATTCAAATTGTTAATAGAGCTATTGAATCTCCATTACGTACGATTGTTGAAAATGCTGGTGGTGAAGGTTCTGTTGTAATTAACAAGGTATTAGAAGGTAAAAAAGACTTTGGATATGATGCTAAATCTGAACAATATGTAGATATGTTAGAGACTGGTATT
- a CDS encoding co-chaperone GroES: MGLNIKPLADRVLVEPAAAETTTASGIIIPDNAKEKPQKGTVVAVGNGTKDEPLTVKVGDTVLYGKYAGTELKLEGKDYLIMRESDIFAII; this comes from the coding sequence ATGGGATTAAACATTAAACCTTTAGCAGACAGAGTTCTTGTTGAACCAGCTGCAGCAGAAACTACTACAGCATCAGGAATCATCATCCCTGACAACGCAAAGGAAAAACCACAAAAAGGTACTGTCGTAGCCGTAGGGAACGGAACAAAAGATGAGCCTTTAACTGTAAAAGTTGGTGATACTGTTTTATACGGAAAGTACGCTGGTACAGAGCTTAAATTAGAAGGAAAAGATTATTTAATTATGAGAGAAAGCGACATTTTCGCTATTATCTAA
- the secG gene encoding preprotein translocase subunit SecG, with protein MTTYTLLLVLILIVAIALILIVMVQNPKGGGLSSSFGGGGAQNIGGVQNTNSFLDRTTWTLAITMFALILLANFAIPRGNAADAPQLNETLNNIETTTTPATPAATDTAKDSAQ; from the coding sequence ATGACAACGTATACTTTACTTTTAGTTTTAATATTGATTGTTGCAATAGCATTAATCTTAATTGTAATGGTTCAAAATCCTAAAGGTGGAGGATTATCTTCATCATTTGGAGGCGGTGGAGCTCAAAATATTGGAGGTGTACAAAATACAAATAGCTTTTTAGACAGAACTACTTGGACATTAGCTATTACTATGTTTGCTTTAATTTTATTAGCAAACTTCGCTATTCCAAGAGGAAATGCAGCTGACGCTCCTCAATTAAATGAAACCTTAAACAATATTGAAACTACAACAACTCCTGCTACACCAGCAGCAACAGATACAGCTAAAGACAGCGCTCAGTAG
- a CDS encoding LptE family protein, translating to MKKTLYIVSLLITFTTIIGCGAYSFTGGNTGNAKTIQVDFFPNQAPLVEPILSQKFTQDLQDLFTRQTNLTLVSTSGDLHFYGEIVDYRITPMSATAQQTAAQNRLTITVNVNFVNALEEKDNFEKRFSFYYDYGANQQLTGGVLETALNEIIERITQDIFNASVAKW from the coding sequence ATGAAAAAAACTCTTTATATAGTATCGTTACTTATTACTTTTACAACCATTATTGGTTGTGGAGCATACTCTTTTACTGGTGGAAACACAGGAAATGCAAAAACAATTCAGGTTGATTTTTTTCCTAACCAAGCACCTTTAGTTGAACCAATACTTAGTCAAAAATTCACACAAGATTTACAAGACTTATTTACACGTCAAACTAATTTAACCTTGGTTAGCACTAGTGGTGATTTACATTTTTATGGTGAAATTGTTGATTATCGCATTACACCAATGAGTGCCACAGCTCAACAAACAGCTGCTCAAAACCGATTAACAATTACTGTAAATGTTAACTTTGTTAATGCTTTAGAAGAGAAAGATAATTTTGAAAAACGTTTTTCTTTTTACTACGATTATGGAGCTAATCAACAATTAACTGGAGGAGTTTTAGAAACAGCTTTAAATGAAATCATAGAACGTATTACGCAAGATATTTTTAATGCCTCAGTGGCAAAATGGTAA
- a CDS encoding sigma-54 interaction domain-containing protein, which yields MENLQAIKQRFGIIGNDMQLNRAIEKSIRVAPTDISVLVTGESGVGKESIPKIIHQLSHRKHAKYIAVNCGAIPEGTIDSELFGHEKGAFTGATQTRKGYFEVADGGTIFLDEVGELPLTTQVRLLRVLENGEFIKVGSSQVQKTNVRIVAATNVNMHEAISKEKFREDLYYRLSTIEIPLPPLRERGEDIHLLFRKFAADFAQKYRMPTIRLNENAVKVLLNYHFPGNIRQLKNIAEQVSIVEEDRLITPEKLIQYLPENRSNLPAVVGDRTTSQSDFANERDIMYKILFDMRNDINDLKKLTLDLMQNGDSEQVQEDNHRLIERIYQDQDLSEASNIEVVQIPKSTSHQNDYDYAETIEEDESLSLQEKEIEMIKKSLEKNNGKRKLAAKELGISERTLYRKIKQYDL from the coding sequence ATGGAAAATTTACAAGCTATAAAACAACGCTTTGGCATTATCGGTAACGATATGCAACTAAATCGTGCTATTGAAAAATCGATTCGTGTTGCTCCCACTGATATTTCGGTATTAGTTACTGGTGAAAGTGGTGTTGGAAAAGAAAGTATACCAAAAATAATTCATCAATTATCACACAGAAAACATGCAAAATACATTGCAGTTAACTGTGGAGCGATTCCTGAAGGAACAATTGACAGCGAATTATTTGGACATGAAAAAGGAGCTTTTACAGGAGCTACACAAACCCGAAAAGGCTATTTTGAAGTGGCTGATGGCGGAACTATTTTTTTAGATGAAGTTGGTGAACTGCCGTTAACCACGCAAGTACGTTTATTACGTGTTTTAGAAAATGGAGAATTTATAAAAGTAGGATCTTCACAAGTACAAAAAACAAATGTTCGTATTGTAGCTGCAACCAACGTTAATATGCACGAAGCCATTTCTAAAGAGAAATTTCGTGAAGATTTATATTACCGTTTAAGTACTATAGAAATTCCACTACCTCCTTTGAGAGAACGTGGTGAAGACATTCATTTATTATTTAGAAAGTTTGCTGCCGATTTTGCACAAAAATACCGAATGCCTACCATCAGGTTAAATGAGAATGCTGTAAAGGTTTTATTGAACTATCATTTCCCTGGTAATATTCGTCAATTAAAAAACATTGCCGAACAAGTATCAATAGTTGAGGAAGATAGGCTAATTACCCCTGAAAAACTAATTCAATATTTGCCTGAAAACCGTAGTAATCTACCTGCTGTTGTAGGTGACAGAACTACAAGTCAATCAGATTTTGCTAATGAACGAGACATCATGTATAAAATCTTGTTTGATATGCGTAATGACATTAATGATCTAAAAAAGCTAACGCTAGATTTAATGCAAAACGGAGACTCTGAACAGGTACAAGAAGACAATCATCGTTTAATTGAACGTATTTATCAAGATCAAGATTTATCAGAAGCTTCAAACATTGAGGTAGTACAAATTCCAAAATCAACTTCTCATCAAAATGATTATGATTATGCGGAAACCATTGAGGAAGATGAAAGTTTATCGTTACAAGAAAAAGAAATAGAAATGATAAAAAAGTCTCTCGAAAAAAACAATGGTAAGCGTAAATTAGCTGCCAAAGAATTAGGAATATCTGAGAGAACCTTATACAGAAAAATAAAACAATACGATTTATAA
- the miaB gene encoding tRNA (N6-isopentenyl adenosine(37)-C2)-methylthiotransferase MiaB, giving the protein MEHVEKVIDEKKQGKALVTEHKEGNNKKLFIESYGCQMNMNDSEIVASILAEQGFNTTQNLEDADLVLVNTCSIREKAETTVRNRLQKYNAVKKVNPTMKVGVLGCMAERLKEKFLEEEKIVDLVVGPDAYRDLPNLIEEVDAGRDAVNVILSKEETYADVSPVRLNSNGVSAFVSITRGCDNMCTFCVVPFTRGRERSRDPKSIIEEIRSMQEKNFKEITLLGQNVDSYLWYGGGLKKDFKKASELAQASAVDFAQLLDMCATEFPKMRFRFSTSNPQDMTLDVIHVMAKHQNICKYIHLPVQSGSNNMLKAMNRQHTREEYMELVDNIYKIVPEMALSQDMIAGFCGETEEDHLDTLDMMNYVKYSFGFMFAYSERPGTLAAKKMEDNVPLTIKKRRLQEIINLQQEHSLYRAKEHVGKIQEVLIEGTSKRNENEWKGRNTQNTVVVFPKENYKMGDFVNVKIEDCTSTTLKGTAVGYSDNN; this is encoded by the coding sequence ATGGAACACGTAGAGAAAGTAATTGATGAAAAAAAACAAGGAAAAGCCCTTGTTACAGAACACAAAGAAGGAAACAACAAAAAACTTTTTATAGAAAGTTATGGTTGCCAAATGAATATGAACGATAGCGAAATTGTGGCGTCAATTTTAGCAGAGCAGGGTTTTAATACCACTCAAAATTTAGAAGATGCTGATTTAGTATTGGTAAATACATGCTCTATTCGTGAAAAAGCAGAAACCACTGTTCGTAACAGACTCCAAAAATACAATGCTGTTAAAAAGGTAAATCCAACGATGAAAGTTGGTGTACTGGGTTGTATGGCAGAACGATTGAAAGAAAAGTTTTTAGAGGAAGAAAAAATCGTTGATTTAGTTGTTGGTCCTGATGCTTATCGTGACTTACCTAATTTAATTGAAGAAGTTGATGCAGGTCGTGATGCTGTAAATGTAATATTGTCAAAGGAAGAAACGTACGCTGATGTTTCTCCTGTTCGTTTAAACTCTAACGGAGTTTCTGCATTTGTATCAATTACTCGTGGTTGTGATAATATGTGTACATTCTGCGTAGTTCCTTTTACTCGTGGTCGTGAACGTAGTCGTGATCCTAAGAGTATTATTGAAGAAATTCGCAGTATGCAAGAAAAGAACTTCAAAGAAATTACTTTATTAGGTCAAAATGTTGATTCTTATTTATGGTATGGTGGTGGATTGAAAAAAGATTTCAAAAAAGCATCTGAATTGGCACAAGCTTCTGCAGTAGATTTTGCTCAATTATTAGACATGTGTGCTACTGAGTTCCCAAAAATGCGTTTCCGTTTTTCTACGTCTAACCCACAGGATATGACACTGGATGTAATTCATGTTATGGCTAAACACCAAAATATTTGTAAGTACATTCACTTACCTGTTCAAAGCGGGAGTAACAATATGTTAAAAGCTATGAATCGTCAACACACTCGTGAAGAGTACATGGAGTTAGTTGATAATATTTATAAAATTGTTCCTGAAATGGCTTTAAGTCAAGATATGATTGCGGGGTTCTGTGGAGAAACCGAAGAAGACCATCTTGACACTTTAGACATGATGAACTATGTAAAATATAGCTTCGGGTTTATGTTTGCTTATTCAGAAAGACCAGGAACCTTGGCTGCTAAGAAAATGGAAGACAATGTTCCTTTGACTATTAAAAAACGTCGTTTACAAGAAATAATTAATCTACAACAAGAACATAGTTTATACAGAGCTAAAGAGCATGTGGGTAAAATTCAGGAAGTTTTAATCGAGGGAACTTCTAAAAGAAATGAAAACGAATGGAAAGGTCGTAATACACAAAACACTGTTGTTGTTTTCCCTAAAGAAAACTACAAAATGGGTGATTTTGTAAATGTAAAAATTGAAGATTGTACTTCTACTACCTTAAAAGGTACGGCTGTTGGATATTCTGACAATAATTAA